GAACCGCGCATCGACGCCGACCTCCTCGCCCGCGTCTGGGTGGGCGAGCAGGTCGCCGTCCTGCGGTGGTGGGTCGATCAGGAGACGCCGCCGATGCCTCCCGAGGAGGTCGTGCGCCAGCTGCTCGACCTGGCTCTGCGGGGCCGCTACTGGGCGAGTGGCTTCGATGCGCCGGCCTGAGCGGGCGCGTCGGCCTGAGCGGACCCGACGGGCGCCAGGCCCAGCCGCCGGGCGTCCCGCTCCGGTCGTATGTACACCAGTGCCGTCAGGCCGGACAGCAGCATCACCGCGGCGGAGAGCAGGAACGAGGCGGTGTAGCCCGCGCTCTGGGAGCCCGCGGTGTCGAGCAGGTGGCCGGTGAGGAAGGGGGCGACGAGGCCGGGCAGGGTCCCCGTCGCGGCGACGATGCCGAAGAGGGCTCCGCGCTGGTGGGTGGGGACGACGGCGGCCGTCGTCATGTAGTGCAAGGGGAAGACGATGGCGTTCGCCCCGAACGCCACGGCGATGAGCGGGACTTGGAGCCGGCCGTCGCCCACGAAGGAGAAGCTCGCCATGGCGAGCCCGGCGACGACGACGGCGATCCCCTGCGGCGCGCCGTTCGCCCAGCGGCTGGAGACGCCCCGGCGGTTCAGCGCGTCGGCGAACGGTGAGACCGCGAGGAGCAGGACGAAGCTGAAGGCGGAGATGCCACTGATGGCCGCCGCCGCGCCGCCCGGCGTCATGTCGAGCTGGGTCCTGAAGTACGCGGGCAGCCAGGCGTGGCTGACGGCCAGCGCCCACGAGGCGCCGAAAGCGCCCGCGATGCTTCCCACGACCGTGCCGTTGAGCAGGAGTTTGCGGTAGGGGAGCCGGGGTTCGCTCGGCTGCGGCGCGCTCGTTCCGGAGCTGCCCGAGCCGCCTGAACCCCGCGGGCGCGCCTGGCCGTAAGGGCCGTCGTGCCCGACGCGCCACCAGATCAGACTCCACGTCAGGCTGGTCACGGCGAGCGCAGCGAAGGCCGAGCGCCAGCCGAAGGCCGTGATGAGCCAGGTGACGACGGGCGCCGCGATGAGCGTGCCGAGTGCCGCACCGCTGATCTGCAGTGCCGACGGCAGCCCGCGCCGGTCGAGGGGGAACCACTTGTAGAGGGCGTGCATGGACATCGAGGCGGCAGGCCCCTCGGCCGCGCCGAGCAGCACCCGCCCCGCGATCAGTGTCGGGACCGCCGCCACGACCAGCACGGGCAGTTGGGCCACCGCCCACAGCAGGGCCATGGTGAACAGCAGGGCCCGGCTGGAGATGCGCGACGAGACGAATCCGACGACGAGCCCGGAGAGGCTGAAGAGGATCGAGAACGAGCTGGAGATCACGCCGTACGTGCTGTTGCTGATGTCCAGCTCGTCCATGATCGGGACGGCCGCGAGCCCCAGGACGGACTTGTCGGCGTAGTTGATCAGCATGAACGCGACGACCATCGCGGTGATGAGCCAGGCGCGGCGCCGGTCGAACTCCGGTGACTCCGGGTGCTTTTCGAGCGCCTTTGGTGCCGTGCGCGACGAGGTGTGCGGAGTGGCCATGGGGACTCCTGCGGTCGGGGGAGCAGGGGCGGGTGCGGCGAAGAGGGCATGCGGAGGAGAGGGCTGCGGAGGCCCGGATCTCGGGGTCGCGGCGATGTCAGAGTACTGAACAGTCTGTATGTTAACGATTAGATTGAAGTGAATCTATGACTTGATGATGCCGACCTGACGCCGCTGACGGGAGCGATCGATGACCGAGACACCGCCGCTGGGTGACCTCATGTGGAGCCGGGGCTACACGGACCCCGCCTGGGTGCGGCGCTACACGGCCGCGGGCCGCGAGATCTCACCCAGCCGACGGGTGTGGCGCGGCGCGGCCCCCGCCCCCGCACTGCCCGCCGGTCCGCAGGACCTGGACGCCCTGGAGATCTCCGCGCCGAACGGGTCCTCGCTCAGGCTGCCGGAACTGTTCGCCGCCGCCCAGACCGACGCCGTCGTGGTGCTGCACCGCGGAGCCGTCGTCCACGAGCGCTACTTCCACGGCACCGAGCCGCACACACCCCACTTCAACGCCTCCGCGGCCAAGTCCTACCTGGGCCTCGCCGCGGCGACGCTCGCGCACGAGGGCCTCCTGGACCGCACGGCCCTGGTGACGCACTACGTCCCCGAGCTGGCGGGCACGGCGTTCGGTGAGGCCCGGGTCGACCACCTGCTCCACATGGGCACACAGATGAGCTACGCGGGCCGTCGCTTCGACAAGTCCATCGAGGCCCAGCGCTACTTCGCCGTCGTGGGGCCCCAACTGAGGCCCTACGGCTACAGCGGGCCCGCGTGCATCCGCGAACACCTCGCCACCGCACGGACGACCGGCATACCGGGAACCGAGTTCCGCTACGAGAACGGCAACGTCGAGGCCCTCGCCGAGGTCCTGCGCCGGATCACCGGGAAGAGCACCTCCGCCCTGCTCGGCGATCTGATCTGGTCCCACCTGGGCGCGGAGGAGGACGCGTACTACATCCTCGACCCCGAAGGCGTCGAAGCCGCGTGCGGCGGATTCAGCGCCTCGGCCCGCGACGTGGCCCGGCTCGGCGAGATGCTCCGCCGCGGAGGGGCGGTGGGGGAGCGCCAGGTCGTGCCGGAGGCCGTCGCCTCCACCATCGTCAGCGGCGTCCCCGACGGCTACCCCCGACGTGTCCGCTTCCCGGCCGCGCCGCCCGACTCGCCCGCCACCCTCTCGTACCACGACCTGTGGTGGATCCTGAACGACCCCTACGACTCCTTCATGGCCAGCGGGATCCACGGTCAGCGTCTGTTCGTCTCACCCCGGCTCGACCTCGTCGTCGCGCACTTCGCCTCCCAGGTCATGTCGCCCGCGGTCCCACCGGCGCCGCTCGTCCACGCCTTCCAGCAGATCGGCGTCCACCTGAGCACTGCCACCGCCGCCTGACCACGGGTCCGAGCGGCCGGGAAGCGGCCGGGAACCAGACGTGCCCCACAGCCGACCACTGGTGCGCAAGTCCCGTGCGCCGCCGCCCGCACAGCCGCGGCGCACGGGCCGGAACAGCCCACTGGATCGAGGTCGCGGCAGCATGCACTGGTACGAGGACGACGGATTCTGGTCCGACTTCTCCGAGACGATGTTCTCCGAGCGGCGGCGGGCGGAAACGGCGGACGTCGTCGCCCGCTCGCCACTGCTCGCGTTCCCGGCGGGCAGCCGCGTCCTCGACCTGTGCTGTGGGCCGGGCCTGTACCTGGTGCCGCTGGTGCGCCGCGGCTACACGGTCACCGGTGTCGACCTCAGCGCGGAACTCCTGAAGCGGGCCCGCGCCGTGTGCGAGGACGCCGCGGTCGACGTCCGCCTGATCCGGGCGGACATGCTCACCCACGTCGAGCCGGAGTCGTACGACGTGGTGCTCAACGTCTTCACCTCCTTCGGCTACTTCGACGACGCGCGGGACAACGCCCAAGTGCTGCGCAACGCGCATGACTCGCTGGCGCCCGGCGGGCAGCTGCTGATCGACGTGATGGGCAAAGAAGTGCTCGCCGGCTGGATCGGCCGCCCCCAAGTCGTCGAACTCGACGGCGCGTACGTGGTACAGCGCGACACCGTCCTGGACGACTGGACGCGGCTGCGGACCGACTGGACCCTCGTACGGGACGGGGGCGCGCGCGAGGCCTCGATCACCTCCTTCCTCTACAGCGCGGCCGAGCTGCGCACGCTCTTCGAGGACGCCGGGTTCACCGGCGTGGAGTGCTTCGGCGGCTTCGACGAAGAGCCGTACGACCAGCACGCGCGGCGATTGATCGTGCGAGGGACCAAGCCCGGCCGCTGACCGGGGCAGTTCGTGAATCTCCGGGAACCGGGCGGCGACGTCCGCCGACTACTGGAACGTGCCGCACCGCGCAGGGGCGGCGGCGCTGATCCGAACCGTGCGACGGGCGAAGGGACTTCATGACCGAGGCCACCACCGGGACCGCTGCCCCGGAGGCAGTTTCCCACCAGCCGGTCGCGGGCAGAGCGGGCCGCGGCCGGCTCGTGACCACGCTGACCGTGCTCTCCGTGACGCTGGTCGTCTCCGTCCTCGCCGGGATCGCGCTGGGCCCGACCGTCGTACCGCTCGGGGACGTCGTGCGTTTCCTGACCGCCGCTCTCACCGGCGGCAGCATCGGGGCCGACGACGTGACCGGCTACTCCATCGTCTGGCACGTGCGCACCCCACGCGTGCTGCTCGCCGCCGTGGTCGGTGCGGGGCTCTCGGTCGTCGGCGTCGCCATCCAGGCACTGGTGCGCAACGCCCTCGCGGACCCGTTCGTGCTCGGCATCTCCTCGGGCGCCTCCGTCGGGGCCACGGCGGTCGTGGTGTTCGGGGTCTTCGCCGGACTCGGCGTCTACGCGCTGTCCGCCGCCGCGTTCCTCGGTGCGCTCGGCGCCACCGTGCTGGTGTATCTCGCCGCGCGCGGCCCGCTCGGCCTGACACCCCTGCGCCTGGTTCTCACCGGCGTCGCGCTGGCCTACGGGTTCCAGGCGCTGATGAGCGTGCTCGTCTTCCTCTCCCCGAACGGCCAGGCCGCGCGCACGGTGCTGTTCTGGCTGCTCGGCAGCCTCGGCTCGGCGTCCTGGGAGTCGCTGCCGCTGGCGGCCGGTGCCGTCCTGGTGACGGTCGTGGTGCTGCTGCGCCAGAGCCGGTCGCTCGACGTGCTTTCGCTGGGCGACGAGACCGCGGCCAGCCTGGGCGTGGACGCGGAGGCGCTGCGCCGCCGCCTCTTCCTCCTCACGGCGGCGGTCACCGGCCTCATCGTCGCGGTCAGCGGAGCGATCGGCTTCGTCGGGCTCGTCCTGCCGCACGTCGTACGCATCCTCGTCGGTTCGACGCACCGCCGGGTCCTGGCCGTCGCCCCGCTCGCCGGGGCCGTCTTCCTGGTCTGGGTCGACCTCGTGGCCCGCACCGCGTTCGCCCCGGAGGAACTGCCGCTCGGGGTCATCACCGCGCTGATCGGCGTCCCCGTGTTCATCGTGCTGATGCGCCGCCGCGGCTATCTGTTCGGAGGGCGGTAGATGACCCTCGAACTGCGGGGACTCTCGGTCGAGGCGGCAGGGCGCGCCCTGGTCGACCGGCTGGACATCGAGGTGGAGACGGGGCGGATCGTCGGGCTCGTCGGCCCGAACGGCAGCGGCAAGTCCACGGCGTTGCGGTGCGTCTACCGCGCGCTGAGACCGACGTCGGGCGCCGTGCTCCTGGACGGTGCCGACCTGGCGACCCTGAAGCTGCGCGACAGCGCCCGGTCGATCGCCGCGCTCACCCAGGAGAGCCACACCGAACTCGACTTCACGGTCGGGGAGGTCGTGGCCCTCGGCCGTGCCCCGCACGCCCGCGGCAACCAGCCCCTCACCGCGCCCGAACAGGCCCTGTGCCGACAGGCGATGGACCGCCTCGACGTCACCCATCTCGCGGACCGCAGCGTGCTCACCCTCTCCGGCGGCGAGCGGCAGCGCGTGCTCGTCGCGCGCGCCCTCGTCCAGGAACCCCGCGTCCTGGTCCTCGACGAGCCCACCAACCACCTGGACATCCGCCACCAGGTGGAGCTGCTCTCCTTCCTGCGCGGATCGGGCCTCACCGTGCTCACGGCCCTCCACGACCTCAATCTGGCGGCCGCCGCCTGCGACAGCATCGCCGTCCTGAGCTCCGGCTCCCTGGTCGCCACGGGCATCCCGGCGGAAGTCCTGAACCCCGAGCTGATCCGCAAGGTGTTCGGCGTCGACGCCACCGTCGTCCACCACCCGCGCACCGGAACGCCCCACCTCGTCTACGACCTCGCCCCCGCCGGCTCCCCGGCATCCGCCGACGCCCTACCAGAAGGACCGCACTCATGATCCGACCACCGCTGCCCCGCGCGCTGGCAGCCGCCGTGCTGCTGACGACCGGGCTCCTGACCACCGCCTGCGGCGCCGAGGTCGAGCCGACGGCGAAGAACAGGGCGGAGACGGTCACCGTCTCCAACTGCGGCAAGGACGTCACGTACACCCGTCCGAAGCGTCCGGTGGCCTACGACGTCAGCGGCGCCGAGAAGATGTTCTCCCTCGGCCTCGCCGACCGGATGCGCGGCTACGTCATGAACAAGCTCGGCGACCCCTCCATCAAGGGCTCGCCCTGGCGCGCGGACTACGCCGACGTGGAACGCCTCGGCACCGAGCGCATCACCCGCGAGATCGTGGCCGACGCCAAGGCCGACTTCGTCCTCGCCGGCTGGAACTCCGGCTTCAGCGAGGAGCGCGGCATCACGCCCGCCCTCCTGAAGAAGATCGGTGCCGCAAGCTACCTCCACACCGAGACGTGCTGGGACTACGGCGACAAGAACGTCGACGTCACACCCCTGGAGGCGCTCTACACGGACCTGGACAACCTGGGCCGGATCTTCGGCGTCGAGAAGCGCGCCGAGAAGGCCGTCACCGGCCTCAAGCAGCGCGTCGCCGCACTGAAGAAGACCTGGCCCGAGAAGGGCGACCCGGCCAAGGTCTTCGTCTACGACTCGGGCACCGATCAGCCGTTCACCGCCGGACGCCATGCCGCACCGAACGACATCATCAAGGCCGCCGGCGCCACCAACGTCTTCGACGACCTGGACAAGGGCTGGACGACGGTGGGCTGGGAGCCCGTGATCAAGGCGAAGCCCGAGGTCATCGTCATCATCGACTACGCCGACCAACCCGCCAAGGAGAAGATCGCCTACCTGAAGTCACTCTCCAGCCTCAAGTCGGTACCGGCCGTGAAGGAGAGCCGCTTCTTCGTCATGTCCTACGGCGACGCCGTCAGCGGCCCGCGCAACGTCAAGGGCGCCGAAGACCTGGGCGGCTACCTCCGGTCGGTCGGACGGTGACCCCCGCGCGCACGGCGGCAGCCCCCGCGGCCACCGTCCACGGACACATCACCGACGCGATGAAGGCCCCCGACCTGCTGCGGCTCTCCGAAAACGTCGTCCTCGCACGCTTCGAGACGATGAAGGTGTACGCGGCGCTCGGCGCCGTCCGCACCCTCCTGGAGCGCGGCACCGTCAGGCCCGGCCAGACCCTCGTAGACAGCTCCAGCGGCATCTACGCCCTTGCCCTCGCCATGGCCTGCCACCGCTACGGACTCGGCTGCCACATCGTCGCCTCCACCACCGTCGACGCGGCGATGCGGGCCCAGCTGGAGATCCTCGGGGCCACGGTGGACCAGATGCCGCCCTCCGACAGCCTGCGGCTCGACCAGGAGCGGCGGGTGCACCGCGTGCGTCAACTACTGGCCGGGCGAACCGACTTGCACTGGATGCGCCAGTACCACGACGGAGTCCACTACGCCGGTTACGAGGAGTTCGCGGATCTGGTCGACGCCGCGCTGCCCGATGCCCCGCTGACCGTGGTGGGCGCCGTCGGCACCGGCGCATCCACCGGAGGTCTCGTCCAGCCGTTGCGGCTACGCGGCCGTGCGGTAAGGCTGCTGGGACTGCAGCCCTTCGGCAGCGTCACGTTCGGCAGCGAGGACTTCAGCGATCCCGAGGCGATCATCGCCGGGATCGGCAGCTCGATCCCCTTCGACAACGTCCGGCACGACCTGTACGACACCCTCCACTGGGTCGACTTCCGGCACGCCATGGCGGGAGCCGTCGATCTGCTGCGCGCTCACGCGGTGTTCGCCGGTCTCTCCACGGGGGCCGCCCACCTCGTCACAGCATGGGAGGCGGCCCGCGACCCGGACCGGATGCACCTCGTGATCGGCGCCGACACGGGACACCGCTACACCGAGCGGGTCTTCTCCCGTCACCAGGAGGCGCTCGACCCGCGCACCCTCAAGCCGCACCAGATCACGGACCTGGCCGACCTCGCGCTGCCGTGGTCGGTGATGGAGTGGAACCGGCGCAGCTACGACGTACGCACGAAGAAGCACGACGAGCACCAGAAGCACGACAAGCACGAGAAGGAGGGGAAGACATCGTGACGATCGCCGCCCTGGAAGCACTCACCTTCGGCCTCGGACGGCTGTTGGAAGCGGCCGAGGCCGCCGGGCACCGGCTCTGCCTGCTCACGGGCGACCGCGCCGTCTACCGGCACGAACTGGACCGGCTGGAACCGGGAGCACTCGACATCGTCGACGTCGACACCCGTGACGCGGCCGCGTCCGCCGCGGCGCTCGCCGCCGTGCCCGGCCTGAAGGGGCTCATCAACTCGACCGACACCTGGAGCGTGCCGGGCGCGGATCTCGCCGCCGAACTCGGTTTGCCGGGCCCCGATCCGGCCGCGGTCCGTGTCCTGCGGGACAAGTCCCGGGTGCGCAACCTCCTCCACGAACAGAACCTGAGCAGCGGCTCCGCCCTCACGATCCCGGCCGAGCCCGCGGCGGCCGACGAGGTGCTCCGGCAGATCGGCCTGCCGGTGGTCCTCAAGGACTCGGCGGGCACCTCCTCCCGCAACGTATGGCTGGTACGCGACGAGCGGCAGCTGCACACCGCTCTCCGTGAAGCCGCCCAACGCCCCTTCTCCGGGCGGCTGTTCGCGGAACCCCTCTTCGCCGGGCCCGTCTACAGCGCGGAGACGCTCAGCTGGCCGGGGGAGACGAAGCTCCTGGGTGTGCTCAGCCGCCAGATGTCTCCCGAGCCGTCCGTCCGCGAGGAGGCCGCCGCCTTCCCCGTGGCCCTGCCGGAACCGCAGTTCGCCCTGATCCAGGACTGGGTGGCGCGCGTCCTGGAGACGGCGGGCCATGACGCGGGCTTCGCGCACGTCGAGTTCGTCCTCACCGCCGAGGGACCGGAGCTCGTCGAGATCAACCGCCGCATCGGCGGCGCGCTGGTCGGCGAGGCACTGTGCCGCGCCCTGCGCACCAACGTGTACGACGCGATGATCGCCGTGGCACTGGGCCTGCGCCCCGCCCTGCTCGACGCTCCGGCGGCCACGGGCCCCGCCACGGGATTCGTCCTCGTCTACCCCGACCGGCCCGGCACCCTCACCGGATGGACCGGCGTGGACGGTCTCGCCGCCTTCCCCGGCTCGCCCGAGTGGTACCCCACCGCAGCCCCCGGTGACCGCCTGGAGCACGTGAGCGATCAGCGCGGGTGCACCGGGATCGTCCTGACCGAGGGTGCGACCGCGGAACTCGCCCTGCACCGTGCGCTCAGCGCGGCGGGGAGCATACGGCCGCTCGTCGCCGCCGACGCCCCGGCGTGACGCTCCTCGGAAAGCCGCGCGGGCGCCTTCGGTCCGGCCTCGCGCGGCTCACCGGGCCGCAACGCTTCCTGCTGGCCGGATCGTTCCTGATCCCGCTGGGCAGCTTCGCCGTCCTGCCCTTCATGTCGGTGCTCCTCCACCAGCGGCTCGGCATGGGGCTCGGCGCGGTCGGCGTCGTGCTCGCCGTCGCCTCACTGGTGCAGTTCTCCGGTGGGGTGGTGGGCGGCAT
This Streptomyces sp. NBC_01283 DNA region includes the following protein-coding sequences:
- a CDS encoding MFS transporter translates to MATPHTSSRTAPKALEKHPESPEFDRRRAWLITAMVVAFMLINYADKSVLGLAAVPIMDELDISNSTYGVISSSFSILFSLSGLVVGFVSSRISSRALLFTMALLWAVAQLPVLVVAAVPTLIAGRVLLGAAEGPAASMSMHALYKWFPLDRRGLPSALQISGAALGTLIAAPVVTWLITAFGWRSAFAALAVTSLTWSLIWWRVGHDGPYGQARPRGSGGSGSSGTSAPQPSEPRLPYRKLLLNGTVVGSIAGAFGASWALAVSHAWLPAYFRTQLDMTPGGAAAAISGISAFSFVLLLAVSPFADALNRRGVSSRWANGAPQGIAVVVAGLAMASFSFVGDGRLQVPLIAVAFGANAIVFPLHYMTTAAVVPTHQRGALFGIVAATGTLPGLVAPFLTGHLLDTAGSQSAGYTASFLLSAAVMLLSGLTALVYIRPERDARRLGLAPVGSAQADAPAQAGASKPLAQ
- a CDS encoding serine hydrolase domain-containing protein, with amino-acid sequence MTETPPLGDLMWSRGYTDPAWVRRYTAAGREISPSRRVWRGAAPAPALPAGPQDLDALEISAPNGSSLRLPELFAAAQTDAVVVLHRGAVVHERYFHGTEPHTPHFNASAAKSYLGLAAATLAHEGLLDRTALVTHYVPELAGTAFGEARVDHLLHMGTQMSYAGRRFDKSIEAQRYFAVVGPQLRPYGYSGPACIREHLATARTTGIPGTEFRYENGNVEALAEVLRRITGKSTSALLGDLIWSHLGAEEDAYYILDPEGVEAACGGFSASARDVARLGEMLRRGGAVGERQVVPEAVASTIVSGVPDGYPRRVRFPAAPPDSPATLSYHDLWWILNDPYDSFMASGIHGQRLFVSPRLDLVVAHFASQVMSPAVPPAPLVHAFQQIGVHLSTATAA
- a CDS encoding class I SAM-dependent methyltransferase, yielding MHWYEDDGFWSDFSETMFSERRRAETADVVARSPLLAFPAGSRVLDLCCGPGLYLVPLVRRGYTVTGVDLSAELLKRARAVCEDAAVDVRLIRADMLTHVEPESYDVVLNVFTSFGYFDDARDNAQVLRNAHDSLAPGGQLLIDVMGKEVLAGWIGRPQVVELDGAYVVQRDTVLDDWTRLRTDWTLVRDGGAREASITSFLYSAAELRTLFEDAGFTGVECFGGFDEEPYDQHARRLIVRGTKPGR
- a CDS encoding FecCD family ABC transporter permease, whose translation is MTEATTGTAAPEAVSHQPVAGRAGRGRLVTTLTVLSVTLVVSVLAGIALGPTVVPLGDVVRFLTAALTGGSIGADDVTGYSIVWHVRTPRVLLAAVVGAGLSVVGVAIQALVRNALADPFVLGISSGASVGATAVVVFGVFAGLGVYALSAAAFLGALGATVLVYLAARGPLGLTPLRLVLTGVALAYGFQALMSVLVFLSPNGQAARTVLFWLLGSLGSASWESLPLAAGAVLVTVVVLLRQSRSLDVLSLGDETAASLGVDAEALRRRLFLLTAAVTGLIVAVSGAIGFVGLVLPHVVRILVGSTHRRVLAVAPLAGAVFLVWVDLVARTAFAPEELPLGVITALIGVPVFIVLMRRRGYLFGGR
- a CDS encoding ABC transporter ATP-binding protein is translated as MTLELRGLSVEAAGRALVDRLDIEVETGRIVGLVGPNGSGKSTALRCVYRALRPTSGAVLLDGADLATLKLRDSARSIAALTQESHTELDFTVGEVVALGRAPHARGNQPLTAPEQALCRQAMDRLDVTHLADRSVLTLSGGERQRVLVARALVQEPRVLVLDEPTNHLDIRHQVELLSFLRGSGLTVLTALHDLNLAAAACDSIAVLSSGSLVATGIPAEVLNPELIRKVFGVDATVVHHPRTGTPHLVYDLAPAGSPASADALPEGPHS
- a CDS encoding ABC transporter substrate-binding protein translates to MIRPPLPRALAAAVLLTTGLLTTACGAEVEPTAKNRAETVTVSNCGKDVTYTRPKRPVAYDVSGAEKMFSLGLADRMRGYVMNKLGDPSIKGSPWRADYADVERLGTERITREIVADAKADFVLAGWNSGFSEERGITPALLKKIGAASYLHTETCWDYGDKNVDVTPLEALYTDLDNLGRIFGVEKRAEKAVTGLKQRVAALKKTWPEKGDPAKVFVYDSGTDQPFTAGRHAAPNDIIKAAGATNVFDDLDKGWTTVGWEPVIKAKPEVIVIIDYADQPAKEKIAYLKSLSSLKSVPAVKESRFFVMSYGDAVSGPRNVKGAEDLGGYLRSVGR
- a CDS encoding pyridoxal-phosphate dependent enzyme; this translates as MKAPDLLRLSENVVLARFETMKVYAALGAVRTLLERGTVRPGQTLVDSSSGIYALALAMACHRYGLGCHIVASTTVDAAMRAQLEILGATVDQMPPSDSLRLDQERRVHRVRQLLAGRTDLHWMRQYHDGVHYAGYEEFADLVDAALPDAPLTVVGAVGTGASTGGLVQPLRLRGRAVRLLGLQPFGSVTFGSEDFSDPEAIIAGIGSSIPFDNVRHDLYDTLHWVDFRHAMAGAVDLLRAHAVFAGLSTGAAHLVTAWEAARDPDRMHLVIGADTGHRYTERVFSRHQEALDPRTLKPHQITDLADLALPWSVMEWNRRSYDVRTKKHDEHQKHDKHEKEGKTS
- a CDS encoding ATP-grasp domain-containing protein gives rise to the protein MTIAALEALTFGLGRLLEAAEAAGHRLCLLTGDRAVYRHELDRLEPGALDIVDVDTRDAAASAAALAAVPGLKGLINSTDTWSVPGADLAAELGLPGPDPAAVRVLRDKSRVRNLLHEQNLSSGSALTIPAEPAAADEVLRQIGLPVVLKDSAGTSSRNVWLVRDERQLHTALREAAQRPFSGRLFAEPLFAGPVYSAETLSWPGETKLLGVLSRQMSPEPSVREEAAAFPVALPEPQFALIQDWVARVLETAGHDAGFAHVEFVLTAEGPELVEINRRIGGALVGEALCRALRTNVYDAMIAVALGLRPALLDAPAATGPATGFVLVYPDRPGTLTGWTGVDGLAAFPGSPEWYPTAAPGDRLEHVSDQRGCTGIVLTEGATAELALHRALSAAGSIRPLVAADAPA